The following are encoded in a window of Pseudofrancisella aestuarii genomic DNA:
- a CDS encoding acid phosphatase, whose protein sequence is MKFHLKKTISLALILGIVSLSYASYQSGGYLPENEVVNTTSIIGLPPSNNSIAFLNDKAISEATFSLDKNSQEYIKAIHDASNDSDIHIADFSKAFGQKLSKEDTPAIYNLLQKAIVDANNAKNIDKDYYKRKRPFIFFDKNPCDLSEDPSSYSYPSGHTTRAWTYGLILTELKPQNAIEILKVANGKGQSRVICGVHWQSDIEAAKMVATINFTILQTNEQFKKDFKNAQKETSKR, encoded by the coding sequence ATGAAGTTTCATCTAAAAAAAACTATATCCCTAGCTCTAATATTAGGTATAGTTTCTCTTTCTTATGCTTCATATCAGTCGGGAGGATATTTACCAGAAAATGAAGTAGTAAATACAACATCAATTATTGGTCTACCTCCTTCAAACAATTCTATTGCTTTTTTGAATGACAAAGCTATATCTGAAGCAACATTTAGTCTAGATAAAAACTCTCAAGAATATATTAAAGCTATACATGATGCTTCAAATGATAGTGACATTCATATAGCTGACTTTAGTAAAGCTTTTGGTCAAAAATTAAGTAAAGAAGATACCCCAGCAATTTATAATCTTTTACAAAAAGCTATTGTTGATGCTAATAACGCAAAAAATATTGATAAAGATTACTATAAAAGGAAAAGACCTTTTATATTTTTTGATAAAAATCCTTGTGACCTTTCAGAGGATCCAAGTAGCTACTCTTACCCATCAGGTCATACCACTAGGGCTTGGACATATGGACTTATTCTAACTGAATTAAAGCCACAAAATGCTATAGAAATATTAAAAGTTGCAAATGGTAAAGGTCAGAGTAGAGTCATTTGTGGAGTGCACTGGCAAAGTGATATAGAAGCTGCAAAAATGGTCGCAACTATTAATTTCACTATTTTACAAACTAATGAACAGTTTAAAAAAGATTTTAAGAATGCTCAAAAAGAAACTTCTAAAAGATAA
- a CDS encoding glycerophosphodiester phosphodiesterase, whose protein sequence is MLKKSIITILLAGSISSSFADVIDIYAHRGLRPLAPENSLPAYTQAMRIGVDVIDMDINMTKDKVLVVTHDLTLNPDLTKDKDGSWIAEKTPIKDLTLAELQQYTVGYIKPDTATAGMYPNHTGMDNVHMPTLESVINYVKSHVGTRVRLQIEIKTNPYDPATSWSAQEMAEALNKLLIKTDSTDMVEVQSFEWQALVDLQKLNPRVKTAYLTDHTTEPMNAESDKKMSDYAKWTAPLNPADYNYDYPTMVKKLGGTFWEPYEKDLTKEDVKHAHELGIKVVTWGWTEDAGTDFNYKTINNLIDWKVDGIITDRPDILRGIEASKGLDLPPAYPTLPYPEKY, encoded by the coding sequence ATGTTAAAAAAATCCATAATTACAATCTTACTTGCTGGTAGTATATCAAGCTCTTTTGCTGATGTAATAGATATTTATGCGCACCGTGGATTGCGTCCATTAGCACCAGAAAATAGCTTACCAGCTTATACTCAAGCAATGCGTATTGGTGTAGATGTCATAGATATGGATATAAATATGACTAAAGATAAAGTTTTAGTTGTAACACATGATTTAACACTAAATCCAGATCTTACTAAAGACAAAGACGGAAGTTGGATAGCTGAGAAAACGCCTATTAAAGATCTAACTCTGGCAGAGCTACAGCAATACACTGTTGGATATATTAAACCTGATACAGCCACTGCTGGAATGTACCCTAACCATACAGGCATGGATAACGTCCACATGCCAACTCTAGAATCAGTTATTAACTATGTTAAGTCACATGTTGGTACCCGAGTACGCTTACAAATAGAAATTAAAACTAATCCATACGATCCAGCAACTAGCTGGTCAGCTCAAGAAATGGCTGAAGCTCTAAACAAACTACTAATTAAAACTGACTCTACAGATATGGTTGAGGTTCAATCATTTGAATGGCAAGCTTTAGTTGATTTACAAAAATTAAATCCAAGAGTAAAAACTGCCTATCTTACTGATCATACAACCGAACCTATGAATGCTGAAAGTGATAAGAAAATGTCTGACTATGCAAAATGGACTGCCCCTTTAAATCCAGCTGATTATAATTATGACTACCCTACTATGGTGAAAAAATTAGGTGGGACATTCTGGGAACCTTATGAAAAAGATTTAACGAAAGAAGATGTTAAGCATGCACATGAGCTAGGCATAAAAGTTGTAACTTGGGGCTGGACAGAAGATGCTGGAACGGATTTTAACTATAAAACAATCAATAATCTTATCGACTGGAAAGTTGATGGAATAATCACAGATAGGCCAGATATACTTAGAGGAATAGAAGCATCTAAAGGATTAGATCTACCGCCTGCTTATCCTACTTTGCCTTATCCAGAAAAATATTAA
- a CDS encoding nuclear transport factor 2 family protein, producing MSLEKRIQRLEDIETVKKVIATAGRWFDRCEMTASKEDASNFYKTLFTKDGFMEFPFGKWGPGAETVSEELAAFSQNIDWALHHYTNQEVEINESLDKAIYHAIEIIPINIDGAATWMFVENESELHKIDGKWRIHKYGIVDFKSLQNTATCWPKFDKNENSWLFKKL from the coding sequence ATGAGTTTAGAAAAAAGAATTCAAAGACTAGAAGATATAGAAACAGTTAAGAAAGTAATAGCAACTGCTGGTAGATGGTTTGATCGTTGTGAAATGACTGCTTCAAAAGAAGATGCTAGTAATTTTTATAAAACTTTATTTACTAAAGATGGTTTTATGGAGTTTCCTTTTGGTAAGTGGGGACCTGGTGCAGAGACTGTATCAGAAGAGCTAGCCGCTTTTTCACAAAATATTGATTGGGCATTGCATCATTATACTAACCAAGAGGTTGAAATAAATGAATCACTGGATAAAGCTATATATCATGCAATAGAAATTATTCCTATAAATATCGATGGTGCAGCTACTTGGATGTTTGTTGAAAACGAGTCAGAACTCCATAAAATTGATGGAAAATGGAGAATTCATAAATATGGTATTGTAGATTTTAAATCATTGCAAAATACAGCAACATGCTGGCCTAAATTTGATAAAAATGAAAATTCATGGTTGTTTAAAAAATTATAA
- a CDS encoding HlyD family secretion protein yields MDFSKNKKSKIIILISIFIIVIFLFVFGFSSKSKVIPGYISTNVRYISSDESGRVLDINVDEGQYVSKETPLFSIDSANNQILLGSNDFLYQAALALKENFSKGKTEPYIAKTTTDIATAEAALETAKLEYERQEGLLEFASTSKREYEQAYSQYIKSQNQVKALNIMQTINNMPAREDLISAIDSMSKAIYSNSSYLENKINSANVKALEKGYIYQIFFHKGEMVRAYSPVMSMINPDDVYVVFYVSKEDLNKVHLNQKIEIKTTNNSIVSADIFYISQKAEYTPPLLYGINSDSEISFEVKARVKYSQEESTIHIGEPVRVTL; encoded by the coding sequence ATGGATTTTAGTAAAAATAAAAAAAGTAAAATCATTATTTTAATATCAATATTCATCATTGTTATATTTTTGTTTGTTTTTGGTTTTAGTTCTAAAAGTAAAGTTATTCCAGGTTATATAAGCACTAATGTTAGATATATTTCATCAGATGAAAGTGGTAGAGTTTTGGATATTAATGTTGATGAAGGACAGTATGTTAGCAAAGAAACTCCTTTATTTTCTATAGATTCAGCAAATAATCAAATTTTATTAGGATCAAATGATTTTCTTTATCAAGCGGCACTAGCATTAAAAGAAAATTTCTCAAAAGGTAAGACAGAACCGTATATTGCAAAAACAACTACAGATATAGCTACTGCTGAGGCTGCATTAGAAACAGCGAAATTAGAGTATGAAAGACAAGAGGGCTTATTAGAGTTTGCAAGTACTTCAAAAAGAGAATATGAACAAGCATATAGTCAATATATAAAATCACAGAATCAAGTAAAAGCTTTAAACATCATGCAAACTATTAACAATATGCCAGCAAGAGAGGATCTAATATCTGCGATTGACTCTATGTCAAAGGCTATTTATAGTAACTCCTCTTATTTAGAGAATAAAATAAATTCAGCAAATGTTAAAGCATTAGAAAAAGGATATATCTATCAAATATTTTTTCATAAAGGAGAAATGGTTAGGGCATATAGCCCAGTGATGTCTATGATTAATCCGGACGATGTTTATGTTGTATTTTATGTTTCAAAAGAAGATTTGAACAAAGTTCATTTAAATCAAAAGATAGAAATAAAAACTACAAATAATTCTATTGTGTCAGCAGATATTTTTTACATATCTCAAAAAGCAGAATACACACCTCCTTTGCTATATGGAATAAATTCTGATTCAGAAATTTCTTTTGAAGTTAAGGCCAGAGTAAAATATTCGCAAGAAGAGTCGACTATTCATATTGGTGAGCCTGTGAGAGTGACATTGTAA
- a CDS encoding MFS transporter produces the protein MLRNLLKPAQAIAPLEHSEIIKKYPRWRLRMFLVAYIGYFTYYFGRSSFDVSKQYITTLTPDQLGLIGAALGVAYGLSKFFMGNVSDRSNAKYFLALGLFITGLLNLLIPSFLSAGVLVMFVIMLLNGWAQGMGWPACARIMTHWFCDNERGTKMGIWNTAHNVGAGFLAIAVVPIGLFIFNNNWHGLFYVAGTLCIFVAILIVIFGADTPQSVGLPSIEKYRSNDLNSDYHEKDFSAKEIFFEHVLNNKWIWTIAIANAFVYCARYGLLSWSTYYLVQVKHMSTATGLWGFALFELPAIPGTILIGWITDRFFNSRRAPVGVICMILFIAVLFVYWQSDTAWLSLLCLSLMGVFIYGPVALIGILALDLVPKKAAGTAAGFTGLFGYFIGTVGAQAVIGIIATYMGWNAVFIFLISSSAIATVLLIFCWNLNHKDKK, from the coding sequence ATGCTTAGAAATCTATTAAAGCCTGCTCAGGCTATAGCTCCCCTAGAACATAGTGAAATTATCAAAAAATATCCTCGTTGGCGCTTAAGAATGTTTTTAGTTGCCTATATTGGTTATTTCACTTACTATTTTGGTCGTAGTAGCTTTGATGTTTCAAAGCAATATATAACTACCCTCACCCCAGATCAACTAGGTCTAATAGGTGCAGCTTTAGGAGTTGCATATGGTCTTAGTAAGTTTTTTATGGGCAATGTTTCCGATAGAAGTAATGCTAAATATTTCTTGGCTTTAGGTTTATTTATTACCGGTCTGCTTAACTTACTTATACCATCATTTCTAAGTGCTGGTGTACTTGTAATGTTTGTAATAATGCTACTAAATGGCTGGGCCCAAGGAATGGGCTGGCCAGCATGTGCTAGGATTATGACACATTGGTTTTGTGACAATGAGCGTGGTACAAAAATGGGTATCTGGAATACAGCCCACAATGTAGGCGCTGGCTTTCTAGCTATTGCTGTAGTGCCTATTGGACTTTTTATATTTAATAATAATTGGCATGGACTTTTTTATGTGGCTGGTACTCTATGTATTTTTGTAGCGATATTAATAGTAATCTTCGGCGCAGATACGCCACAATCAGTTGGTTTGCCTTCAATTGAAAAATACAGATCAAATGATCTTAATTCTGACTATCATGAGAAAGATTTTAGTGCTAAAGAAATATTCTTCGAGCATGTATTAAACAACAAATGGATTTGGACTATAGCTATAGCAAATGCTTTTGTATACTGTGCTAGATATGGCTTACTTAGCTGGTCAACATATTATCTAGTACAAGTAAAACATATGTCTACAGCTACTGGACTATGGGGATTTGCTTTATTTGAACTACCTGCAATTCCAGGAACAATCTTAATAGGTTGGATAACAGATAGGTTTTTTAATAGTCGTAGAGCACCTGTTGGCGTTATATGTATGATTTTATTTATTGCTGTTTTATTTGTTTACTGGCAAAGTGATACAGCATGGTTATCATTACTATGTCTATCTCTTATGGGTGTATTCATATATGGGCCTGTGGCCCTAATTGGAATATTAGCTTTAGACTTAGTACCTAAAAAAGCAGCTGGAACAGCCGCTGGATTTACAGGCTTATTCGGTTATTTCATTGGTACTGTTGGTGCCCAAGCAGTTATTGGCATAATAGCTACATATATGGGATGGAATGCGGTATTTATTTTCTTAATTTCATCAAGTGCCATAGCTACTGTACTGCTGATTTTCTGCTGGAATCTAAATCATAAAGACAAAAAATAA